A single window of Pseudomonas lijiangensis DNA harbors:
- a CDS encoding cytochrome c/FTR1 family iron permease — MPLHSRFMAWLLVPLLALCSFGLLADPVDGAAQALHLLDYIGADYPATVADGKVVDEAEYREQVEFLDALQGLIVALPQRAERDALEQGVAALKDAVSTREDGALVARQARQLGARLAVAYEVSQAPIITPDPARGAPLYAQNCSVCHGDTGAGDGPAGIGLEPAPSDLRDASRLDRLSLYDLYNTLGLGISGTDMPAFADQLDDRQRWDIATYIASFSAQPVSTPAKTFNLADLARQTPAEVSAAEGPEAAATFRAQRAQPPQVQRGPAQLLDYTSTTLDKSLAAYSAGDHEQAYDLSVAAYLEGFELVESSLDNVDANVRKDTEKALMAYRQSLQDGLPLAQAAQKLEAAKAKLKESAALLGNDGLSVSLSYISGLLILLREGLEAILVLAAILAFLRNTGQQSAVRSVNAGWGLALLAGLATWALAAYVIDVSGAQRELLEGATALFASVMVLWLGVWMHDRRHADAWQDYVKSSLVGGGGRFGFAVLAFFSVYRELFEVILFYETLWLQAGPAGHNAVLAGGATALVLLVGLAWVILRGSAKLPLSLFFGINAALLCALSVVFAGHGVKALQEAGIFGTRPVPFFEFDWLGIHADAYSLGAQAVALLAIAVLYGRSRFRG; from the coding sequence ATGCCTCTGCATTCCCGTTTCATGGCCTGGCTGTTGGTGCCGCTGCTTGCGCTATGCAGCTTCGGCCTGCTGGCCGACCCCGTCGATGGCGCTGCCCAGGCGCTGCATCTGCTGGACTATATCGGCGCTGACTACCCGGCCACCGTCGCTGACGGCAAGGTCGTCGATGAAGCCGAATACCGGGAGCAGGTCGAGTTTCTCGACGCATTGCAGGGCCTGATCGTTGCCTTGCCGCAGCGTGCCGAGCGCGATGCGCTGGAGCAGGGGGTTGCAGCCCTGAAAGACGCGGTGAGCACACGTGAGGATGGCGCGCTTGTCGCTCGTCAGGCCCGGCAACTGGGCGCACGGCTGGCCGTCGCCTATGAAGTCAGTCAGGCACCGATCATTACGCCAGACCCTGCTCGCGGTGCGCCGTTGTATGCGCAGAACTGCTCGGTCTGTCATGGCGATACCGGTGCCGGCGATGGCCCGGCCGGTATTGGCCTGGAGCCCGCGCCTTCAGACTTGCGTGATGCGTCACGGCTGGATCGCCTGAGTCTCTACGACCTCTACAATACGCTGGGGCTGGGCATCAGCGGCACAGACATGCCGGCCTTTGCCGACCAGCTCGACGACCGCCAGCGTTGGGATATCGCGACTTACATTGCGAGCTTCAGTGCGCAGCCGGTGAGCACGCCAGCCAAGACCTTCAATCTGGCGGATCTGGCACGTCAGACGCCTGCAGAGGTCAGTGCCGCCGAAGGCCCTGAAGCCGCCGCGACATTCCGTGCCCAGCGTGCGCAGCCGCCGCAGGTCCAGCGTGGCCCGGCGCAACTGCTCGATTACACCAGTACCACTCTGGATAAGAGCCTGGCGGCGTACAGCGCGGGCGACCATGAACAGGCTTACGACCTGTCGGTTGCGGCTTATCTGGAAGGTTTCGAACTGGTCGAAAGCTCGCTGGATAACGTCGATGCCAACGTGCGCAAAGACACCGAAAAAGCCCTGATGGCTTACCGGCAGTCATTGCAGGACGGTCTGCCGCTGGCCCAGGCGGCGCAGAAGCTGGAGGCCGCCAAGGCCAAACTCAAGGAATCCGCAGCCCTGCTGGGCAACGATGGCCTGAGCGTTTCCCTGAGCTACATCTCCGGCCTGCTGATTCTGCTGCGCGAAGGTCTGGAAGCGATTCTGGTACTGGCAGCGATCCTGGCGTTCCTGCGCAACACCGGCCAGCAATCGGCAGTTCGCAGCGTCAACGCGGGTTGGGGCCTGGCGCTGCTGGCGGGCCTGGCGACATGGGCATTGGCGGCTTACGTCATCGATGTCAGCGGCGCGCAACGTGAACTGCTGGAAGGCGCGACGGCGCTGTTCGCCAGCGTCATGGTGCTGTGGCTTGGTGTCTGGATGCATGACCGTCGTCATGCCGATGCCTGGCAGGATTATGTGAAGAGCAGTCTGGTTGGCGGTGGCGGACGTTTCGGTTTTGCAGTGCTGGCGTTCTTCTCGGTCTATCGGGAGCTGTTCGAGGTCATTCTGTTCTACGAAACCCTGTGGCTACAGGCAGGACCTGCTGGACACAACGCCGTACTGGCCGGCGGCGCCACGGCGCTGGTGCTGTTGGTGGGTCTGGCGTGGGTGATCCTGCGCGGTTCGGCAAAACTGCCGCTGTCCCTGTTCTTCGGCATCAACGCCGCGCTGCTGTGCGCGCTGTCGGTGGTGTTCGCCGGGCATGGCGTCAAGGCATTGCAGGAAGCGGGGATCTTCGGCACGCGTCCTGTGCCGTTCTTCGAGTTCGACTGGCTGGGCATTCACGCCGATGCGTATTCGCTGGGCGCGCAGGCAGTTGCGCTGCTGGCGATTGCGGTGTTGTACGGGCGTAGCCGGTTTAGGGGCTAG
- a CDS encoding DedA family protein: MLQNFLNDFGYFALFLGTFFEGETILVLAGFLAFRGYMDLNMVILVAFCGSYAGDQLWYYMGRRHGRKLLARKPRWQLMGDKALRLVRKHPDIWVLSFRFVYGLRTVMPVAIGMSGYPPLRYLVLNGIGAAIWAAALGSAAYHFGAVMEGLLGNIKKYELWVLGGLLLLGLALWLRRRLKNARIARQEKLCCASTAASDIDVEAPVDLQKKTDSK; this comes from the coding sequence ATGCTCCAGAATTTCTTGAACGATTTCGGCTACTTTGCCCTGTTCCTGGGAACCTTCTTTGAAGGCGAGACCATCCTGGTTCTTGCCGGATTTCTGGCTTTCCGTGGATACATGGACCTCAACATGGTCATTCTCGTGGCTTTCTGCGGGAGTTACGCGGGCGATCAGCTGTGGTACTACATGGGGCGCAGGCACGGCCGCAAACTGCTTGCACGCAAGCCACGATGGCAGCTCATGGGCGACAAGGCACTGAGGCTGGTACGCAAACATCCGGATATCTGGGTGCTGAGCTTCCGCTTCGTCTACGGCCTGCGCACGGTCATGCCCGTGGCCATCGGCATGTCCGGCTACCCGCCTTTGCGCTATCTGGTGCTCAACGGCATCGGTGCCGCGATCTGGGCTGCGGCCCTGGGCTCGGCGGCTTACCATTTCGGTGCCGTGATGGAAGGCCTGCTGGGCAACATCAAGAAGTACGAGCTTTGGGTCCTGGGCGGCCTGCTCCTGCTCGGCCTGGCCCTGTGGCTGCGCCGCCGCCTCAAGAACGCCCGCATCGCCCGCCAGGAAAAACTCTGCTGCGCCTCGACAGCGGCATCCGATATAGACGTCGAAGCTCCGGTCGATCTTCAGAAGAAGACGGATAGCAAGTAA
- the hemB gene encoding porphobilinogen synthase, with the protein MSFTPANRLFPLTRLRRNRRDDFSRRLVRENVLTVDDLILPVFVLDGENRRETIASMPGVERLTIDLLLQEAEGWVALGIPALALFPVTPLEKKSLDGAEAWNPDGIAQRATRALRERFPELGVITDVALDPFTTHGQDGIIDEEGYVQNDITVDALVKQALSHADAGAQVVAPSDMMDGRIQAIREALELAGHVNVRIMAYSAKYASAYYGPFRDAVGSSLNLGKANKASYQMDPANSNEALHEVAADLAEGADMVMVKPGMPYLDILYRVKDEFKVPTFVYQVSGEYAMHMAAIQNGWLSEGVILESLTAFKRAGADGILTYFAVRAAQLLKGQ; encoded by the coding sequence GTGAGCTTTACCCCCGCAAACCGCCTGTTTCCTCTCACTCGCCTGCGCCGTAATCGTCGCGACGACTTTTCTCGTCGACTGGTTCGCGAAAATGTACTGACCGTCGATGATCTGATTCTTCCCGTATTCGTACTTGATGGTGAAAACCGTCGGGAAACCATTGCCTCGATGCCTGGCGTCGAGCGTCTGACTATCGATCTGCTGCTGCAAGAGGCTGAAGGCTGGGTTGCGTTGGGGATTCCGGCGCTGGCGCTGTTCCCGGTGACGCCACTGGAGAAAAAATCTCTGGATGGCGCCGAAGCCTGGAACCCGGACGGTATTGCCCAGCGTGCGACTCGTGCGTTGCGTGAGCGTTTTCCAGAGCTGGGTGTGATCACCGATGTTGCGCTGGACCCGTTCACGACCCACGGTCAGGACGGCATCATTGATGAAGAAGGCTATGTGCAGAACGACATCACTGTCGACGCACTGGTGAAACAGGCGCTGTCCCATGCCGACGCCGGTGCCCAGGTGGTTGCGCCTTCGGACATGATGGACGGTCGCATCCAGGCCATTCGTGAAGCCCTGGAACTTGCCGGGCACGTCAATGTCCGGATCATGGCTTATTCGGCGAAATACGCCAGCGCCTATTACGGTCCGTTCCGTGATGCGGTAGGTTCTTCACTGAACCTGGGCAAGGCCAACAAGGCGTCCTATCAGATGGACCCGGCCAACAGTAACGAAGCATTGCATGAAGTGGCCGCCGACCTGGCTGAAGGCGCGGACATGGTGATGGTCAAGCCGGGCATGCCTTATCTGGATATCCTTTATCGGGTCAAGGATGAGTTCAAGGTCCCGACCTTTGTCTATCAGGTGAGCGGCGAGTATGCGATGCATATGGCTGCGATCCAGAACGGCTGGCTGAGTGAGGGTGTGATTCTCGAATCCCTTACCGCCTTCAAACGCGCAGGTGCTGATGGCATTCTTACTTACTTCGCCGTCCGTGCTGCTCAACTGTTAAAAGGGCAATAG
- the ppk1 gene encoding polyphosphate kinase 1, which produces MNTEGLTEATVEVDVQEAAPVVEPEIETVAAVIETPASTAPAIVVPNLDDSSLYIHRELSQLQFNIRVLEQALDESYPLLERLKFLLIFSSNLDEFFEIRVAGLKKQITFAREQAGADGLQPHQALARISELVHGHVDRQYAILNDILLPELEKHQVRFIRRRYWTTKLKTWVRRYFRDEIAPIITPIGLDPTHPFPLLVNKSLNFIVELEGIDAFGRDSGLAIIPAPRLLPRIIKVPEDVGGVGDNYVFLSSMIHAHADDLFQGMKVKGCYQFRLTRNADLALDSEDVEDLARALRGELFSRRYGDAVRLEVADTCPKHLSDYLLKQFNLTESELYQVNGPVNLTRLFSITSLDSHPELQYTPFTPAIPKLLQNSENIFSVVSKQDILLLHPFESFTPVVDMLRQAAKDPHVLAVRQTLYRSGANSEIVDALVDAARNGKEVTAVIELRARFDEESNLQLASRLQAAGAVVIYGVVGFKTHSKMMLILRREGGEIVRYAHLGTGNYHAGNARLYTDYSLLTSDDALCEDVGKLFSQLIGMGKILRMKKLLHAPFTLKKGMLDMIARETQFALDGKPAHIIAKFNSLTDPKIIRALYKASQSGVRIDLVVRGMCCLRPGIAGVSHNIHVRSIIGRFLEHTRVYYFLNGGDEQMFLSSADWMERNLDKRVETCFPVEGKKLTLRVKKELESYLTDNTHSWLLQPDGRYVRSTPTGNQNARSAQATLLERLSIPVLSVQ; this is translated from the coding sequence ATGAATACCGAAGGACTCACCGAAGCCACTGTTGAAGTCGATGTTCAGGAGGCTGCGCCAGTGGTGGAGCCTGAAATTGAAACCGTTGCAGCCGTCATCGAGACGCCTGCTTCTACGGCACCCGCAATCGTCGTCCCGAACCTGGACGACAGCAGCCTGTATATCCACCGCGAACTGTCACAGTTGCAGTTCAATATCCGGGTATTGGAACAGGCTCTGGATGAGTCCTATCCGTTGCTGGAACGGCTGAAGTTTCTGCTGATCTTCTCCAGCAACCTCGATGAGTTCTTCGAGATTCGTGTCGCAGGCCTCAAGAAGCAGATCACCTTCGCCCGCGAACAGGCGGGTGCCGATGGTCTGCAACCGCATCAGGCCCTGGCCCGGATCAGCGAGCTGGTTCATGGTCATGTGGATCGCCAGTACGCGATCCTCAACGATATTCTGCTGCCGGAGCTGGAAAAGCATCAGGTCCGGTTCATCCGTCGTCGCTACTGGACGACCAAGCTCAAGACGTGGGTCCGTCGCTATTTCCGCGATGAAATCGCACCGATCATCACTCCTATCGGTCTGGACCCTACGCACCCGTTCCCGTTGCTGGTCAACAAGAGCCTGAACTTCATCGTCGAGCTGGAAGGTATCGATGCCTTCGGTCGTGACTCGGGTCTGGCGATCATTCCGGCACCGCGTCTGCTGCCTCGTATCATCAAGGTGCCGGAAGATGTGGGCGGAGTTGGCGACAACTACGTGTTCCTGTCGTCGATGATCCATGCTCACGCCGATGACCTGTTCCAGGGCATGAAGGTCAAGGGCTGCTACCAGTTCCGCCTGACCCGTAACGCCGACCTGGCGCTGGACTCCGAAGACGTGGAAGACCTGGCTCGCGCCCTGCGCGGCGAGTTGTTCTCGCGTCGTTACGGCGATGCGGTACGTCTGGAAGTGGCGGACACCTGTCCCAAGCATCTGTCGGACTACCTGCTCAAACAGTTCAACCTGACCGAGTCCGAGCTGTATCAGGTGAACGGCCCGGTGAACCTCACGCGCCTGTTCAGCATCACCAGCCTGGACAGCCACCCGGAGCTGCAATACACACCGTTCACGCCAGCGATTCCCAAGCTGCTGCAGAACAGCGAGAACATTTTCAGCGTGGTGAGCAAGCAGGACATCCTGTTGCTGCACCCGTTCGAGTCCTTCACCCCGGTCGTCGACATGCTGCGTCAGGCCGCGAAAGACCCGCATGTCCTGGCCGTGCGTCAAACCCTGTATCGCAGCGGCGCGAACTCGGAAATCGTCGACGCGCTGGTAGATGCGGCGCGTAACGGCAAGGAGGTCACGGCAGTGATTGAATTGCGCGCCCGCTTCGATGAAGAGTCCAACCTGCAACTGGCCAGTCGCTTGCAGGCAGCCGGTGCGGTGGTGATCTATGGTGTGGTCGGCTTCAAGACCCACTCCAAGATGATGCTGATCCTGCGCCGCGAAGGCGGTGAGATCGTGCGTTACGCGCACTTGGGGACCGGCAACTACCACGCGGGCAATGCTCGTCTGTACACCGACTACAGCCTGCTGACCTCCGACGATGCCTTGTGCGAAGACGTCGGCAAACTGTTCAGCCAGTTGATCGGCATGGGCAAGATCCTGCGCATGAAGAAGCTGCTTCACGCGCCGTTCACCCTCAAGAAAGGCATGCTCGACATGATTGCCCGCGAGACGCAATTCGCGCTCGACGGCAAGCCTGCGCACATCATCGCCAAGTTCAACTCGCTGACCGATCCGAAGATCATCCGGGCGCTCTACAAGGCCAGTCAGTCAGGTGTGCGCATCGATCTGGTGGTGCGTGGCATGTGCTGCCTGCGTCCCGGCATTGCCGGTGTCTCGCACAACATCCATGTGCGTTCGATCATCGGTCGCTTCCTGGAGCACACGCGGGTCTACTACTTCCTCAATGGCGGCGACGAACAGATGTTCCTGTCCAGTGCCGACTGGATGGAGCGCAACCTCGACAAGCGCGTCGAGACCTGCTTCCCGGTGGAAGGCAAGAAGCTGACTCTGCGGGTGAAGAAGGAGCTGGAGAGTTATCTGACCGACAACACTCACAGCTGGCTGTTGCAGCCTGACGGACGTTACGTGCGCAGCACGCCGACCGGTAACCAGAACGCTCGAAGCGCCCAGGCGACCCTGCTGGAGCGCCTGAGCATTCCGGTACTCAGTGTGCAGTAA
- the ppx gene encoding exopolyphosphatase, whose translation MPHTKAKNLSLIAAIDLGSNSFHMVVAKANQGEIRILERLGEKVQLAAGINDERQLNEESMQRGLDCLKRFAQLINGLPLGAVRIVGTNALREARNRNEFIHRAEKILGHPVEVISGREEARLIYLGVSHTLADTPGKRLVADIGGGSTEFIIGQRFEPLLRESLQMGCVSFTQRYFKDGKVTPARYAQAYTAARLEIMSIEHALHRLKWDEAIGSSGTIRAIGVALKANGYGSGEVNAEGLAWLKRKLFKLGDIEKIDFDGIKPDRRAIFPAGLAILEAIFDALELKRMDHCEGALREGVLYDLLGRHHHEDVRERTLGSLMDRYHVDLEQAARVERKALHALEQVAEAWDLEDEIYAELLSWAAKVHEVGLDIAHYHYHKHGAYLIEHSDLAGFSREDQQMLALLVRGHRRNIPKDKFAEFGDEGIKLIRLCVLLRFAILFHHIRGTQEMPRVILRADGPNLDAEFPAGWLENNQLTQADFALEAEWLTRVGIVFTAH comes from the coding sequence ATGCCGCACACCAAAGCCAAGAATCTTTCCCTGATCGCAGCGATCGACCTGGGCTCCAACAGCTTTCATATGGTCGTTGCCAAGGCGAATCAGGGCGAGATCCGCATACTTGAGCGCCTGGGTGAAAAGGTTCAGCTGGCGGCGGGCATCAATGACGAGCGCCAGCTCAACGAAGAGTCCATGCAGCGCGGGCTCGATTGCCTCAAGCGCTTCGCCCAACTGATCAACGGCCTGCCACTGGGCGCCGTGCGGATCGTGGGCACCAATGCCTTGCGTGAAGCACGCAACCGCAACGAATTCATTCATCGCGCCGAAAAGATCCTGGGACACCCCGTGGAAGTCATTTCCGGCCGCGAGGAAGCGCGCCTGATCTATCTCGGCGTCTCACACACCCTGGCCGACACTCCGGGCAAGCGTCTGGTGGCCGATATCGGCGGCGGCAGCACCGAGTTCATCATTGGTCAGCGCTTCGAGCCACTGCTGCGCGAAAGCCTGCAGATGGGCTGCGTGAGTTTCACCCAGCGTTACTTCAAGGACGGCAAGGTCACACCGGCCCGTTACGCCCAGGCGTACACTGCGGCACGTCTTGAAATCATGAGCATCGAACACGCCCTGCACCGTCTGAAGTGGGATGAAGCCATCGGCTCGTCCGGCACCATTCGGGCCATTGGCGTGGCGCTCAAGGCCAACGGCTACGGTTCGGGCGAAGTCAACGCCGAGGGTCTGGCGTGGCTCAAGCGCAAACTGTTCAAGCTGGGCGACATCGAGAAGATCGACTTTGACGGCATCAAACCCGACCGTCGTGCGATCTTCCCGGCCGGTCTGGCGATTCTGGAAGCGATCTTCGACGCCCTGGAACTCAAGCGCATGGACCATTGCGAAGGCGCACTTCGCGAAGGCGTGCTGTATGACCTGCTGGGCCGTCATCACCATGAAGACGTGCGTGAGCGCACCCTCGGCTCGCTGATGGATCGCTATCACGTCGATCTGGAACAGGCCGCTCGCGTGGAGCGCAAGGCGCTGCATGCCCTGGAGCAAGTCGCCGAAGCCTGGGACCTGGAAGACGAAATCTATGCCGAGCTGCTGAGCTGGGCCGCCAAGGTGCATGAAGTGGGGCTCGATATCGCCCACTACCACTACCACAAGCACGGCGCCTACCTGATCGAGCACTCGGATCTGGCCGGATTCTCACGCGAAGACCAGCAAATGCTCGCGCTGCTGGTGCGCGGTCATCGTCGCAATATTCCCAAGGACAAGTTCGCCGAGTTCGGCGATGAAGGCATCAAGCTGATTCGCCTGTGCGTGTTGCTGCGCTTTGCGATTCTGTTCCATCACATTCGTGGCACCCAGGAGATGCCACGTGTGATCCTGCGTGCCGACGGCCCGAATCTGGACGCTGAATTCCCGGCAGGCTGGCTGGAAAACAACCAGTTGACCCAGGCCGACTTCGCGCTGGAAGCGGAGTGGCTGACCCGGGTCGGTATCGTCTTTACTGCACACTGA
- a CDS encoding amino acid ABC transporter ATP-binding protein, whose product MPLLRISALHKYYGDHHVLKGIDLSVEEGQVVAIIGRSGSGKSTLLRTLNGLESINDGVIEVDGEYLDAARADLRTLRQKVGMVFQQFNLFPHLSVGENVMLAPQVVQKVPKAEAAKLARQMLERVGLGEKFDAFPDRLSGGQQQRVAIARALAMSPKVLLCDEITSALDPELVNEVLSVVRQLAADGMTLIMVTHEMRFAREVGDKLVFMHQGKVHEVGAPKELFANPKTPELANFIGSVEEK is encoded by the coding sequence ATGCCTCTGCTTAGAATTTCCGCCCTGCATAAATACTACGGCGACCATCACGTACTCAAAGGCATCGACCTTTCTGTCGAGGAAGGCCAGGTCGTGGCGATCATCGGTCGCAGTGGCTCGGGCAAGAGCACGCTGCTGCGCACGCTCAACGGGCTGGAGTCGATCAACGATGGCGTGATCGAAGTCGACGGCGAGTACCTGGACGCCGCCCGCGCCGACCTGCGCACCTTGCGGCAGAAGGTCGGCATGGTGTTCCAGCAGTTCAACCTGTTCCCGCACCTGAGCGTGGGGGAAAACGTCATGCTCGCCCCTCAGGTCGTACAGAAAGTGCCCAAGGCCGAAGCGGCAAAACTGGCCAGACAGATGCTGGAGCGTGTCGGGCTGGGCGAGAAGTTCGACGCCTTCCCGGATCGTCTGTCCGGCGGTCAGCAACAGCGCGTGGCCATCGCCAGGGCCCTGGCGATGTCACCCAAGGTGCTGCTGTGCGATGAAATCACCTCGGCGCTGGACCCGGAACTGGTCAACGAAGTGCTCAGCGTCGTGCGCCAGCTGGCGGCCGACGGCATGACCCTGATCATGGTGACCCACGAAATGCGCTTTGCCCGCGAAGTGGGCGACAAGCTGGTCTTCATGCACCAGGGCAAGGTTCATGAAGTGGGCGCCCCTAAAGAGCTGTTCGCCAATCCGAAAACCCCGGAACTGGCGAATTTCATCGGATCGGTGGAAGAGAAGTAG
- a CDS encoding amino acid ABC transporter permease produces the protein MMDFTLWDILRNLLTGLQWTVALSLVAFVGGGLIGLLVMVMRISDKTGPRVAANLYIELFQGTPLLMQLFLVFFGVALMGVDISPWAAAALALTLFTSAYLAEIWRGCVESISKGQWEASASLAMTPIEQMRYVILPQALRIAVAPTVGFSVQVVKGTAVTSIIGFTELTKTGSMLANATFEPFMVYGFVALGYFILCYPLSLCARHLERRLHASA, from the coding sequence CTGATGGATTTCACCCTATGGGACATCCTGCGCAACCTGCTGACAGGCCTGCAATGGACAGTAGCCCTCTCGCTGGTGGCCTTTGTCGGCGGCGGGCTGATCGGTCTGCTGGTCATGGTCATGCGTATCTCGGACAAAACCGGGCCACGGGTCGCCGCGAATCTCTATATAGAGCTGTTCCAGGGCACACCGCTGCTGATGCAGTTGTTCCTGGTGTTCTTCGGCGTGGCCCTGATGGGTGTGGATATTTCGCCCTGGGCCGCTGCTGCGCTGGCACTGACGCTGTTCACCAGCGCCTATCTGGCCGAGATCTGGCGCGGTTGCGTCGAGTCGATATCGAAAGGCCAGTGGGAAGCATCCGCCAGTCTGGCGATGACGCCCATCGAGCAGATGCGCTACGTGATCCTGCCACAGGCACTGCGCATCGCCGTCGCGCCGACGGTCGGCTTCTCGGTCCAGGTGGTCAAGGGCACGGCCGTGACCTCGATCATCGGCTTCACCGAACTCACCAAGACCGGCAGCATGCTGGCCAACGCTACCTTTGAACCCTTCATGGTCTACGGCTTCGTTGCCCTGGGCTACTTCATCCTTTGCTACCCCTTGTCGCTCTGTGCGCGCCATCTGGAAAGGAGACTGCATGCCTCTGCTTAG
- a CDS encoding amino acid ABC transporter permease produces the protein MAYQFDFTPVLQSADLLLRGALFTLELTAIGTLLGVSLGIVGAVVRAWKIQPFATIFGIYVELIRNTPFLVQLFFIFFGLPSLGVQISEWQAAILAMVINLGAYSTEIIRAGIQAIPKGQLEAAAALAMNRYEAFRYVVLAPALSKVWPALSSQIIIVMLGSSVCSQIATEELSFFANFLQSRNFRAFETYIVTTLVYLCMALLIRQLLAWVGRRYLSRSR, from the coding sequence ATGGCTTATCAATTCGACTTTACACCGGTCCTGCAAAGCGCTGATCTCTTGCTGCGCGGGGCCTTGTTCACGCTGGAACTGACGGCCATTGGCACTTTGCTCGGGGTCAGCCTGGGCATCGTTGGCGCGGTCGTGAGGGCCTGGAAAATCCAGCCCTTCGCCACGATCTTCGGCATCTACGTCGAGCTGATCCGCAACACACCGTTTCTGGTACAGCTGTTTTTCATCTTCTTCGGCCTGCCGTCCCTGGGCGTGCAGATTTCCGAATGGCAGGCAGCCATCCTGGCAATGGTCATCAACCTGGGTGCCTATTCGACGGAGATCATCCGCGCCGGCATTCAGGCGATCCCCAAGGGACAACTGGAAGCCGCCGCCGCTCTGGCCATGAACCGCTACGAAGCCTTTCGCTACGTAGTGCTGGCTCCGGCGCTGAGCAAGGTCTGGCCGGCACTGAGCAGCCAGATCATCATCGTCATGCTCGGCTCGTCGGTCTGCTCGCAGATCGCCACCGAAGAATTGAGCTTTTTCGCCAACTTCCTGCAGTCGCGTAACTTCCGCGCCTTCGAGACATACATCGTCACCACGCTGGTCTACCTGTGCATGGCGTTGCTGATCCGGCAATTGCTGGCCTGGGTCGGGCGTCGCTACCTATCGAGGAGCCGCTGA
- a CDS encoding transporter substrate-binding domain-containing protein, translating to MTKRYSALLTALFASLMLSQAPAHANGLDDVVARGTLKVAVPQDFPPFGSVGPDMKPRGLDIDTAQLLADKLKVKLELTPVNSTNRIPFLTTGKVDLVISSLGKNPDREKVIDFSRAYAPFYLAVFGPPDSPVKEISDLKGKTISVTRGAIEDIELTAVAPEGATIKRFEDNNSTIAAYLAGQTDLIASGNVVMVAISERNPKRIPALKVKLKDSPVYVGVNKGQPELLGKVNEILNAAKADGSLEKASVTWLKQPLPADL from the coding sequence ATGACCAAGCGTTACAGCGCACTGCTTACTGCCTTGTTTGCCAGCCTGATGCTGAGCCAGGCCCCTGCCCACGCCAACGGCCTGGATGACGTCGTAGCGCGCGGCACTCTGAAAGTCGCTGTACCTCAGGACTTCCCGCCGTTTGGCTCTGTGGGTCCGGACATGAAACCGCGCGGCCTGGATATCGACACCGCGCAACTGCTGGCCGACAAACTGAAGGTCAAACTCGAACTGACACCGGTCAACAGCACCAACCGCATCCCGTTCCTGACCACCGGCAAGGTCGATCTGGTGATCTCCAGCCTCGGCAAGAACCCGGATCGCGAGAAGGTCATCGACTTCTCCCGCGCCTACGCGCCGTTCTACCTGGCGGTGTTCGGTCCACCTGACTCGCCGGTCAAGGAAATCAGCGACCTCAAGGGCAAGACCATCAGCGTGACCCGTGGCGCCATCGAGGATATCGAACTGACCGCCGTCGCTCCTGAAGGCGCAACCATCAAGCGCTTCGAAGACAACAACTCGACCATCGCCGCTTACCTGGCTGGCCAGACCGACCTGATCGCCAGCGGTAACGTGGTCATGGTCGCCATCAGCGAGCGCAACCCGAAACGCATTCCGGCCCTGAAAGTGAAACTCAAGGATTCGCCGGTCTACGTCGGCGTGAACAAGGGTCAGCCCGAGCTGCTGGGCAAGGTCAACGAAATCCTCAATGCCGCCAAGGCTGACGGTTCGCTGGAAAAAGCCTCTGTGACCTGGCTCAAGCAACCGCTGCCAGCCGATCTCTGA